Proteins encoded within one genomic window of Candidatus Nezhaarchaeota archaeon:
- a CDS encoding DUF917 domain-containing protein, whose protein sequence is MKTLSIDDLKDIVVGATFLGSGGGGSPENGLKLVEEIAKVTKEVKLVSPDEVPDNEYVAMIAGMGAPKALKEKGFGPEALHAFCGLEKLYSMIGVRFKYIMPGETGGFNSITPIYVAAIRNLVVVDADGTGGRAVPELGTTLYNLYGLPVSPFVVADKVGNIVVGWLANPLDGHTAEEIARHVTVAFGMLSGLGTWVVIGWQVKNFLEPLVLTKSLDVGRALREAKEKGRDPVKAVLDVVKGYELFRGKVEKVELRTVAGFDFGRVIVLASIIYLPLIAAKRPERIREIATSAIQSLWISTSMGLGYVVTALAPYFNISFAIAIVLFVIGWIMLVYGTYALLKISRETKVPLAV, encoded by the coding sequence GTGAAGACCTTATCCATAGACGATTTAAAGGACATCGTCGTAGGTGCTACGTTTTTAGGGAGCGGTGGCGGCGGCTCACCAGAGAACGGTCTTAAACTAGTTGAAGAAATAGCTAAAGTGACTAAAGAAGTAAAGCTAGTTTCTCCCGATGAAGTCCCAGATAACGAGTATGTAGCAATGATAGCAGGTATGGGCGCCCCCAAAGCACTTAAGGAGAAGGGCTTTGGTCCTGAAGCTCTTCACGCCTTTTGCGGTCTAGAAAAGCTCTATTCCATGATAGGTGTAAGGTTTAAGTACATAATGCCAGGTGAGACTGGAGGCTTTAATTCCATAACGCCAATATACGTAGCTGCCATAAGGAACCTCGTAGTGGTTGATGCCGATGGAACAGGTGGCAGAGCCGTCCCGGAGTTAGGGACCACGCTCTACAATCTTTACGGTTTACCAGTGTCACCATTTGTTGTAGCTGATAAAGTAGGAAACATAGTCGTCGGTTGGCTCGCGAACCCCCTTGATGGGCATACAGCTGAGGAGATAGCGAGGCACGTGACCGTCGCTTTTGGCATGCTGTCTGGCTTAGGAACTTGGGTCGTCATCGGCTGGCAAGTGAAGAACTTCTTAGAACCCCTTGTTTTAACAAAGTCCTTAGATGTTGGTAGAGCATTAAGAGAAGCGAAGGAGAAGGGCAGGGATCCGGTGAAGGCCGTCCTCGATGTAGTTAAGGGCTATGAGCTCTTTAGGGGGAAGGTTGAGAAGGTGGAGTTAAGGACTGTAGCAGGCTTTGACTTTGGCAGGGTAATAGTACTAGCATCGATAATTTACTTGCCCCTAATAGCCGCTAAGAGACCTGAGAGAATAAGGGAGATCGCGACATCAGCCATACAAAGTCTGTGGATTTCAACGTCCATGGGTTTGGGTTACGTGGTGACAGCTCTAGCTCCCTATTTTAACATAAGCTTCGCGATTGCAATAGTACTCTTCGTAATAGGGTGGATAATGCTGGTATACGGAACATACGCTTTACTAAAGATAAGTAGAGAGACTAAGGTACCCTTAGCCGTCTAA